A region from the Phycisphaeraceae bacterium genome encodes:
- the sat gene encoding sulfate adenylyltransferase — protein MAGSLIAPHGGTLVNRILPADRAAKVRQEAASLPVITLSAKQACDLEMIAIGAFSPLQGFVGQADFESICKNLRFSNTRKARGLDGDSLPWSIPITLAVNDQVKGTLKVGSKAALKHADGTLMGTIDVKEIYAHDKKLEIPNVFGTEDAAHPGAKAVMEEGNWLVAGPIDVITVTPDKDKGEQFTEYRLTPAQTRAEFEKRGWKTIIAFQTRNPIHRAHEYLTKVAQEIVDGLLIHPLVGETKPGDIPADVRMECYKALVSKYYVPARTMLTVMPSAMRYAGPREAIQHALVRKNYGCSHFIVGRDHAGVGNYYGTYDAQKIFDRFDPKDIGIEIYKFEHTAWCKACEAVVSSKTCPHGPELKVSVAGTKVREMLKAGQRPPQEFSRPEVADILMHSAWAKA, from the coding sequence ATGGCTGGTTCCCTCATCGCGCCGCATGGCGGCACTCTCGTCAATCGCATCCTTCCCGCTGACCGTGCCGCAAAGGTCAGACAGGAGGCTGCTTCTCTCCCCGTCATCACGCTCTCCGCCAAGCAGGCCTGCGACCTGGAAATGATCGCCATCGGAGCGTTCAGCCCGCTTCAGGGCTTTGTCGGTCAGGCGGACTTCGAGTCGATTTGTAAAAACCTTCGGTTCAGCAATACCCGCAAGGCGCGTGGTCTTGACGGCGACAGCCTGCCGTGGTCGATCCCGATCACCCTCGCAGTCAACGATCAGGTCAAGGGCACGCTGAAGGTCGGCTCCAAGGCTGCACTCAAGCACGCAGACGGCACGTTGATGGGCACCATTGATGTCAAGGAAATTTACGCCCATGACAAAAAGCTCGAAATTCCCAATGTCTTCGGCACCGAAGACGCGGCTCACCCCGGTGCCAAAGCGGTCATGGAGGAAGGTAACTGGCTCGTCGCCGGCCCGATCGATGTCATCACCGTGACACCCGACAAGGACAAGGGCGAGCAGTTCACCGAGTACCGACTCACACCCGCGCAGACTCGTGCGGAGTTTGAGAAACGCGGCTGGAAAACAATCATCGCTTTCCAGACCCGTAATCCCATCCACCGCGCTCACGAGTACCTCACCAAGGTCGCGCAGGAAATCGTGGACGGCCTGCTCATTCACCCGCTCGTCGGCGAGACCAAGCCCGGCGATATTCCTGCGGACGTCCGCATGGAATGCTACAAGGCTCTGGTGAGCAAGTACTACGTCCCTGCGCGAACGATGCTGACGGTCATGCCCTCGGCGATGCGCTACGCCGGCCCGCGCGAAGCCATCCAGCACGCGCTGGTACGCAAGAACTACGGCTGCTCACACTTCATCGTCGGCCGCGACCACGCGGGCGTCGGGAACTACTACGGCACCTATGACGCACAAAAGATTTTCGATCGCTTCGACCCCAAAGACATCGGCATCGAAATCTACAAGTTTGAGCACACCGCCTGGTGCAAGGCGTGCGAAGCGGTCGTCAGCAGCAAGACCTGCCCGCATGGGCCGGAGCTGAAAGTAAGCGTCGCGGGCACGAAGGTGCGCGAGATGCTCAAGGCTGGTCAGCGACCTCCGCAGGAGTTCAGCCGTCCAGAAGTGGCGGACATCCTCATGCACTCGGCGTGGGCTAAAGCCTGA
- a CDS encoding alpha/beta fold hydrolase, with product MREGQNAIEVSHHGQTIRGMVYLPESTRRVPTVLLLHGFTGSRTEAGFVWIRLARELTKHGIAAVTFDFLNSGESDGSFDRALVSGEVADAVHMTQWTSGQPFADRSRIGVIGFSLGGLVAACADARMAGFAAMALIAPTTVKNLCRYETPPAAGSRSEPLTVGTQVLHSRFFDDLRQLDPIADITRHSARPTLLVQGTADSAVAPNISDEYVQAMRRVGVPLTVKMVPGADHSFTKPTLRQQMIDHVSGWLAQTLRPDGVGQPSSLR from the coding sequence ATGCGTGAAGGGCAAAACGCCATCGAAGTCTCCCACCACGGCCAAACCATCCGTGGCATGGTCTATCTGCCCGAATCAACCCGGCGCGTGCCGACTGTGCTGTTACTCCACGGCTTCACCGGCAGCCGTACCGAGGCGGGGTTTGTGTGGATTCGGCTCGCCCGTGAGCTGACAAAGCACGGGATCGCGGCTGTCACGTTCGACTTCCTCAACTCCGGCGAATCCGACGGCTCTTTTGACCGGGCACTGGTCTCAGGTGAGGTTGCCGACGCTGTTCACATGACCCAGTGGACGAGCGGCCAACCATTCGCGGACCGCTCGCGCATCGGGGTGATCGGGTTTTCGCTGGGCGGACTGGTTGCTGCATGTGCCGATGCGAGGATGGCCGGCTTTGCCGCGATGGCGTTGATCGCGCCGACCACTGTGAAAAATCTCTGCCGCTACGAAACTCCGCCAGCCGCAGGCAGTCGTTCTGAGCCATTGACGGTCGGCACCCAGGTGCTCCACTCCCGCTTCTTCGATGATTTGCGACAGCTTGATCCGATCGCGGACATCACCCGCCACTCCGCCCGCCCGACTCTGCTTGTGCAGGGCACGGCTGACAGCGCGGTGGCACCGAATATCTCCGATGAATATGTGCAGGCCATGCGCCGAGTCGGCGTGCCGTTGACAGTGAAGATGGTCCCCGGAGCCGATCACAGCTTCACCAAACCAACCCTGCGTCAGCAGATGATCGACCACGTTTCCGGTTGGCTGGCTCAGACGCTGAGGCCTGATGGCGTCGGTCAGCCGTCTTCGCTGCGATAG
- a CDS encoding class I SAM-dependent methyltransferase produces MNTTSSDAASSPHSSQEVWTAYWTEGFSTTLSDHLRGPAVKFWEALFAGHFAAGVSVRMVDLGTGRLFVPVLASSMARKLGAAAEIHAVDYAQINPATIPGAEGVRFRRASFDDTGFPDGFFDVVTSMYAVEYAEDFSRAVREAARIVRPKGVFGLLMHHPDSILAEHARSCIEQARWMREHRLLETFRALLVSPEPATDEAWKAVYAGFVAEYTRCGARKAISIAFSGAHALLQKTLEMAPQQDLQEVLAFYDAQCGRLPIPLRQWSLLAQEASRWGDEQQQAMRAEFESQGFKMETCEHLTSGEGLLGWKVILRKTDQRSK; encoded by the coding sequence GTGAACACCACTTCATCCGACGCCGCCTCATCGCCGCACAGCTCGCAGGAGGTCTGGACCGCCTATTGGACGGAAGGATTTTCAACCACGCTTTCGGATCATTTGCGTGGTCCCGCAGTGAAGTTCTGGGAGGCGTTGTTCGCCGGTCATTTTGCCGCTGGCGTCAGCGTGCGGATGGTTGATCTGGGCACCGGCCGATTGTTCGTGCCAGTCCTGGCGTCGTCCATGGCGCGGAAACTCGGCGCAGCAGCGGAAATTCACGCCGTTGACTACGCACAGATCAACCCCGCAACAATCCCCGGCGCGGAAGGAGTACGGTTCCGTCGCGCTTCATTTGACGATACCGGCTTCCCGGACGGGTTCTTTGATGTGGTGACATCAATGTACGCGGTGGAATATGCGGAGGACTTTTCCCGTGCTGTTCGAGAGGCGGCTCGCATCGTCAGGCCGAAGGGAGTTTTTGGATTATTGATGCACCACCCCGACTCGATACTGGCTGAGCACGCCCGCAGTTGCATCGAACAGGCCCGCTGGATGCGCGAGCATCGGTTGCTTGAAACCTTCCGAGCCTTACTGGTTTCTCCGGAGCCGGCGACGGATGAGGCGTGGAAAGCGGTGTATGCCGGGTTTGTGGCGGAATACACACGCTGTGGTGCGCGGAAAGCCATCAGCATCGCCTTCAGTGGGGCCCATGCCTTGCTCCAGAAAACTCTGGAGATGGCGCCCCAACAGGATTTGCAGGAGGTATTGGCGTTTTATGACGCCCAGTGCGGACGGTTGCCGATCCCGTTGCGGCAATGGTCCCTGCTGGCTCAAGAAGCCTCCCGCTGGGGTGACGAGCAACAACAGGCGATGCGGGCGGAGTTTGAATCGCAGGGGTTCAAAATGGAAACCTGCGAACACCTCACTTCCGGTGAGGGTCTGCTCGGCTGGAAAGTGATTTTGCGGAAAACAGATCAGCGATCTAAATAA
- the gcvH gene encoding glycine cleavage system protein GcvH, with product MASPSDRRFLDTHEWHLNQAGIVTLGISQFAVEELTDITYLDIKKKSGPIKAGESFGEIESVKATSELYSGIDGTIVEVNQAAISNPAIINQDAYGQGWLIKIKASNPSQLDALLSAADYDKKH from the coding sequence ATGGCATCGCCTTCCGACCGACGTTTTCTCGACACGCACGAATGGCATCTGAATCAGGCTGGCATCGTCACGCTCGGCATCAGCCAGTTTGCTGTCGAGGAGCTGACTGACATTACCTACCTGGATATCAAGAAAAAATCCGGGCCGATCAAAGCCGGCGAGTCGTTTGGCGAGATCGAGTCGGTCAAAGCCACCAGCGAACTTTACAGCGGGATCGACGGAACCATCGTCGAAGTCAATCAGGCGGCGATCTCCAACCCGGCCATCATCAATCAGGATGCGTACGGCCAGGGCTGGCTGATCAAAATCAAGGCAAGCAATCCGTCGCAGCTCGACGCTCTTCTCAGCGCGGCGGATTACGACAAGAAACACTGA
- a CDS encoding ABC transporter substrate-binding protein: MSKFRGIIGMMLALAASVMTGCGDNQNGGTQSGSSPATGPILIGQYASMTGSEATFGQTTNEGIMIALEEQNAKGGIHGRKIEIITYDDQSKAQEAGSAVTRLITQDKVVAVLGEVASTRSLVGGKIAQQFGVPMISPSSTNPAVTEIGDMVFRVCFIDPFQGTVMAKFAHENLKLSKVAILYDKGQAYSTGLRDFFEESFKAMGGTITTVQTYKGGDPDFNAQLTSIRESGAEAIYIPGYYNEVASIALQARKLGITVPLMGGDGWESPKLAEIAGDAVEGCYFSNHYAPEADTPEVKEFVKKYEAKYKSVPGALAACGYDAAMILFSAMEKAKSLDGKDLAAAIAQTKDYKGVTGVITLDKHRNANKSAVVLKMKGGVPVYETTVAPDSTP; the protein is encoded by the coding sequence ATGTCAAAGTTTCGCGGGATCATCGGGATGATGCTGGCGCTAGCTGCGTCAGTGATGACAGGTTGCGGAGACAACCAGAACGGCGGCACGCAGTCCGGTTCGTCGCCAGCGACAGGCCCCATTCTGATCGGCCAATACGCCTCCATGACCGGCTCTGAGGCAACCTTCGGCCAAACAACAAACGAAGGCATCATGATCGCTCTCGAGGAGCAGAACGCCAAAGGCGGTATCCACGGCAGAAAAATCGAGATCATCACCTACGACGATCAAAGCAAGGCACAGGAAGCAGGATCGGCTGTCACCCGGCTCATCACGCAGGACAAAGTCGTCGCGGTGCTTGGTGAGGTCGCTTCAACGCGATCGCTCGTCGGCGGAAAAATCGCCCAGCAATTCGGTGTCCCGATGATCAGTCCCTCTTCCACCAATCCGGCGGTGACGGAAATCGGCGACATGGTTTTCCGTGTCTGCTTCATCGACCCGTTTCAGGGAACGGTGATGGCAAAATTCGCCCATGAAAATCTGAAGCTCTCCAAGGTCGCCATCCTCTACGACAAGGGGCAGGCTTACTCCACCGGCCTGCGCGACTTCTTTGAGGAGTCTTTCAAAGCGATGGGCGGAACGATCACCACCGTCCAGACGTACAAGGGCGGCGATCCCGACTTCAACGCTCAACTGACATCCATCCGCGAAAGCGGCGCGGAAGCGATCTACATTCCCGGCTACTACAACGAAGTGGCGAGCATCGCACTGCAGGCACGCAAGCTGGGGATCACCGTCCCGTTGATGGGTGGTGACGGCTGGGAGTCTCCCAAGCTGGCGGAGATCGCCGGCGATGCGGTGGAGGGTTGCTACTTCTCCAACCATTACGCCCCGGAAGCGGACACGCCGGAAGTCAAGGAGTTCGTGAAGAAGTACGAGGCGAAATACAAGAGCGTGCCCGGTGCCCTGGCTGCGTGCGGCTACGATGCGGCGATGATCCTGTTTTCCGCGATGGAAAAAGCCAAATCACTTGACGGTAAAGACCTCGCCGCCGCCATCGCGCAGACCAAAGACTACAAAGGCGTCACCGGCGTCATCACGCTCGATAAGCATCGCAATGCAAATAAGTCGGCCGTCGTGCTCAAAATGAAGGGCGGCGTGCCGGTCTATGAAACCACCGTCGCGCCGGACAGCACGCCATGA
- a CDS encoding amidohydrolase family protein: protein MVSASAFHPAASMMIDAHTHVWESPEQLGRGAAAGIRRLVDQPWDQIDGSIAAFERAMQPVRCAFVLGSVSSSRGASITSEQVARIVTHRPGKYVGFASIDPTQKDALAQLDRAQELGLVGVTVSPSGQTFHPMQDEAMRIFETCRDRGLPVIVQNDALLDGAASLTLAQPHLFDELAQKLPDLRLVISHLGDPWISQTLVMLSRHTHVFADISGLVNHPQRLYVALLEASQRRVMDKILFASGFPFLSPSEAVMNVYSCHTMGRGSGMPAVPREALRGIVERDTMSMLGLALPRLEDNARLTEEQPTHEPPAPPTKIHGGIG from the coding sequence ATGGTTTCGGCTTCCGCCTTTCATCCGGCTGCTTCCATGATGATTGATGCGCACACTCACGTCTGGGAGTCGCCTGAGCAACTCGGCCGCGGCGCGGCGGCGGGCATACGGCGACTGGTCGATCAGCCATGGGACCAAATCGACGGCTCGATCGCAGCGTTTGAACGCGCCATGCAGCCCGTGCGCTGTGCCTTCGTACTCGGTTCCGTCAGCTCTTCGCGCGGCGCGTCGATCACCTCCGAGCAGGTCGCACGGATCGTGACACATCGGCCGGGGAAGTATGTCGGATTTGCCTCCATCGATCCGACACAGAAAGACGCCCTCGCCCAGCTCGACCGGGCGCAAGAGTTGGGACTCGTCGGCGTGACAGTCAGCCCGTCAGGGCAGACCTTCCACCCGATGCAGGATGAGGCGATGCGGATTTTCGAGACCTGCCGGGATCGCGGCCTGCCGGTCATCGTGCAAAATGACGCGCTCCTCGATGGGGCTGCTTCCCTGACCCTGGCGCAGCCGCACCTGTTTGATGAATTGGCGCAGAAGCTGCCCGATCTGCGTCTGGTCATCAGTCACCTGGGTGATCCGTGGATTTCCCAGACGCTGGTGATGCTCAGCCGTCATACTCATGTATTCGCGGATATTTCCGGGCTGGTCAACCATCCGCAGCGACTTTATGTCGCATTGCTCGAAGCGAGCCAGCGTCGTGTGATGGACAAGATTCTCTTTGCCAGCGGATTTCCCTTTTTGTCGCCGTCTGAGGCAGTCATGAATGTTTATTCTTGTCATACGATGGGACGGGGCAGCGGAATGCCTGCCGTGCCTCGTGAGGCATTGAGGGGAATTGTCGAGCGTGACACGATGAGCATGCTTGGCCTTGCGCTGCCAAGACTCGAAGATAATGCGCGGCTCACCGAGGAGCAGCCGACCCATGAACCACCGGCTCCACCAACGAAGATTCACGGAGGCATCGGTTGA
- a CDS encoding helix-turn-helix domain-containing protein has product MTTAESPHRAVELSPVMAAVGIAHNGFKVILKNGSDQWLLALMLNGYLRFHHPQGFLLAAPGDVVAIEPGTPHRYGVEDGGPTLAMFASFHARPHWLEWLNWPEVSPGLLHLRIEDAAILRRVRSSFRRATKLIDIQNPLREDLTLNALEQVLMWCYMAHPKNPGTRLDPRIRLAVEYLSTNLEKPISVSDLAEVCQVSSSHLYPMFRSQLGMTPQKFLEQQRMNRAMKLLRMTNDSIQAVSVAVGFVDPFHFSTRFKKYVGQSPREYRRGADREPTES; this is encoded by the coding sequence ATGACCACCGCCGAATCACCGCATCGAGCAGTCGAACTTAGTCCGGTCATGGCTGCGGTCGGCATCGCGCACAATGGCTTCAAGGTCATCCTGAAAAACGGCTCCGATCAGTGGCTCCTGGCGCTGATGCTCAACGGATACCTTCGCTTTCATCACCCGCAGGGATTTCTGCTCGCGGCTCCGGGTGATGTCGTCGCCATCGAACCCGGTACGCCGCATCGCTACGGCGTCGAGGACGGCGGGCCGACGCTTGCGATGTTCGCATCCTTCCACGCTCGACCGCACTGGCTTGAATGGCTGAACTGGCCGGAGGTTTCTCCCGGTCTGCTCCATTTGCGCATCGAGGATGCTGCAATTCTGCGCCGCGTCAGAAGCAGCTTTCGTCGTGCGACGAAACTTATTGATATCCAGAATCCTCTGCGCGAGGACTTGACGCTCAACGCTCTCGAACAAGTTCTGATGTGGTGTTACATGGCCCACCCGAAAAACCCGGGGACGCGGCTCGACCCACGCATCCGGCTGGCGGTCGAATATCTCTCGACGAACCTTGAAAAACCTATCTCGGTCTCTGATCTTGCCGAGGTATGTCAGGTCTCATCGTCCCATCTTTATCCGATGTTCCGCAGTCAGTTGGGCATGACGCCGCAGAAGTTTCTTGAGCAGCAGCGCATGAACCGGGCGATGAAGCTGCTGCGCATGACGAATGATTCGATCCAGGCGGTTTCCGTCGCCGTCGGCTTTGTTGATCCCTTCCACTTTTCGACACGCTTCAAAAAGTACGTCGGCCAGAGTCCGCGTGAATATCGACGCGGCGCGGATCGAGAGCCGACCGAATCGTGA
- a CDS encoding sulfotransferase, whose product MTEKFVFNSSMPRSGSTLMQNILFQNPRFYCSPTSGLFELLLLARTGYSTVPEFKAQDPQLMRKAFMGLCRESVYGWYRPITDKPVVCDKCRGWFHYYEWVEQFMPNPKIIVCIRDLRAVLSSMEKLWRKNRHQQDGFDQQAKMNMITIDNRVRQWLNTPPVGLQMMRLRDAFQTGLNKHLHFVRYEDLTTKPKETMDKVYDFLEEEHFGHDFDNVEQKTQEDDAVFAFYGDHQIRQQVKPLKADWNEVLGRDISNHIREANAWFYQVFYPEVK is encoded by the coding sequence ATGACTGAAAAGTTCGTGTTCAACAGCTCGATGCCGCGTTCCGGCTCGACCTTGATGCAAAATATTCTTTTTCAGAATCCGAGATTTTATTGCAGCCCTACCAGCGGCTTGTTTGAGTTACTCCTGCTGGCGCGAACCGGTTACTCAACCGTCCCGGAGTTCAAGGCCCAGGACCCGCAACTCATGCGCAAAGCCTTCATGGGGCTGTGTCGTGAATCCGTTTATGGCTGGTATCGACCGATCACGGACAAACCGGTGGTCTGCGACAAGTGTCGAGGATGGTTCCACTATTACGAGTGGGTCGAGCAATTCATGCCCAACCCCAAAATCATCGTCTGCATCCGCGATCTGCGCGCAGTGCTCTCGTCGATGGAGAAACTCTGGCGCAAGAATCGCCATCAACAGGACGGGTTCGACCAGCAGGCGAAGATGAACATGATCACCATCGACAACCGCGTCCGGCAATGGCTCAACACCCCGCCGGTCGGTCTCCAGATGATGAGGCTCCGCGATGCTTTCCAAACCGGCCTGAACAAGCACCTGCATTTTGTCCGCTATGAAGACCTGACCACCAAGCCCAAAGAAACCATGGATAAGGTCTATGACTTCCTGGAAGAAGAACACTTTGGACATGACTTCGATAACGTAGAACAAAAGACACAGGAAGATGACGCGGTATTCGCCTTTTACGGCGACCATCAGATCCGACAGCAGGTCAAGCCCTTAAAGGCCGACTGGAACGAAGTGCTGGGCCGCGATATCAGCAACCACATTCGTGAAGCCAACGCCTGGTTTTATCAGGTGTTTTACCCCGAGGTGAAGTGA
- a CDS encoding PEP-CTERM sorting domain-containing protein (PEP-CTERM proteins occur, often in large numbers, in the proteomes of bacteria that also encode an exosortase, a predicted intramembrane cysteine proteinase. The presence of a PEP-CTERM domain at a protein's C-terminus predicts cleavage within the sorting domain, followed by covalent anchoring to some some component of the (usually Gram-negative) cell surface. Many PEP-CTERM proteins exhibit an unusual sequence composition that includes large numbers of potential glycosylation sites. Expression of one such protein has been shown restore the ability of a bacterium to form floc, a type of biofilm.) has product MQKKKHLKTIASFAAGAALVMGSQAHAYTAPGVTEGFESDADGFTPDDPSFVDTTFGTGGTNGYPGVRPGDLTPGADDWTDIRGGTFGTGAGLIEEVPSGFNGVTSYAGSNHGIIYWEYPNVNGYYGGPLSRAGRNNTGGGVSGGMLAARVAIYADSNQKFTNDGIYNGQWDSSVNALGGGYMTEGRWEFEPLYSVDGGGNYNGVAKGYRFHVAGATGPGIYDTANVDQWYILEMVFDSTMDASKVWIHYNVIDGVSNNLLASFTAPDYANGAYGTTIGGPRTAGWFFNGNYSNNEAMTNPTGIAIDNLVSGVTPLFIPEPASAALFAAGSALMLRRKNKKA; this is encoded by the coding sequence ATGCAGAAAAAGAAGCACTTAAAGACGATCGCGAGTTTTGCCGCCGGCGCAGCGCTGGTGATGGGGAGCCAGGCCCACGCATATACGGCTCCCGGCGTCACTGAAGGGTTTGAGAGCGATGCTGATGGTTTCACTCCTGATGACCCCTCGTTTGTCGACACCACCTTTGGTACAGGCGGTACGAACGGCTATCCGGGCGTGCGTCCCGGGGACTTGACTCCGGGAGCTGATGACTGGACGGACATCCGCGGCGGTACTTTTGGCACCGGTGCCGGCCTGATCGAAGAAGTTCCCAGCGGATTCAACGGCGTCACCTCTTATGCAGGCAGCAACCACGGCATCATTTACTGGGAGTATCCGAACGTCAACGGTTACTACGGTGGCCCTCTCTCACGGGCAGGTCGTAATAACACCGGCGGCGGTGTGTCAGGCGGGATGCTCGCTGCTCGTGTGGCGATCTACGCTGACAGCAATCAGAAATTCACCAACGACGGAATCTACAACGGCCAGTGGGACTCATCCGTCAACGCTCTGGGTGGCGGATACATGACCGAAGGCCGCTGGGAATTCGAACCGCTCTATTCCGTCGATGGTGGCGGCAACTACAACGGCGTGGCCAAGGGCTATCGCTTCCACGTTGCCGGCGCCACCGGCCCCGGTATCTACGACACGGCGAACGTTGACCAGTGGTACATCCTGGAGATGGTGTTCGACTCGACGATGGACGCCAGCAAGGTCTGGATCCACTACAACGTCATCGACGGGGTGAGCAACAATCTGCTCGCCAGCTTCACCGCCCCGGATTACGCTAACGGTGCGTACGGCACCACGATTGGTGGGCCGCGCACCGCGGGCTGGTTCTTTAACGGCAACTACAGCAACAATGAAGCGATGACCAACCCGACCGGTATCGCCATTGACAACCTTGTCAGCGGCGTGACCCCGTTGTTCATCCCGGAGCCTGCCTCGGCTGCACTCTTTGCCGCAGGCAGTGCGTTGATGCTCCGCCGTAAGAATAAGAAGGCCTGA
- a CDS encoding branched-chain amino acid ABC transporter permease, translated as MTRLLQTLMDGLSVGSLYALIALGYTMVYGVLQFINFSHGDVFMLGAWFSFWLATRAGWAGQNAHPSLFRAAVVLSTAMLLCGILGFLIERLAYRPLRNAPRLNVLITAIGVSLFLENAGQLKFIFGTQNQLMPALLPSTTLATVADVHITLINVIIIVFSLALMAALDWVVHRTRAGMAMRAVAFDTRTASLMGVNVNRVVSTTFVVGSMLAAAAGFLYAIKYENINQPAFPTWILLGLKAFVAAVVGGIGNIRGAMLGGLLIGLIEMFGAAYISSEYRDVYVFSLLILVLLVRPTGLLGRSTVEKV; from the coding sequence ATGACTCGATTACTTCAAACGCTCATGGATGGGCTTTCCGTCGGCAGCCTCTACGCGCTGATCGCGCTGGGCTACACGATGGTGTATGGCGTGCTTCAGTTCATCAATTTCTCGCATGGTGATGTGTTCATGCTCGGCGCGTGGTTTTCCTTCTGGCTCGCCACCCGTGCGGGATGGGCCGGTCAAAACGCGCACCCCTCACTCTTTCGCGCTGCGGTCGTGCTTTCGACGGCGATGCTCCTCTGCGGCATCCTCGGCTTTCTCATCGAGCGGCTTGCCTATCGTCCGCTGCGCAATGCGCCGCGACTCAATGTGCTGATCACTGCGATCGGCGTCTCGCTGTTTCTGGAAAATGCCGGCCAGCTCAAATTTATTTTCGGCACCCAGAATCAGCTCATGCCCGCCCTGCTGCCCTCGACGACGCTCGCCACTGTCGCCGATGTTCACATCACGCTCATCAACGTCATCATCATCGTTTTTTCGCTTGCCTTGATGGCAGCTCTGGATTGGGTCGTGCATCGCACACGGGCGGGGATGGCGATGCGGGCGGTCGCGTTCGACACGCGCACCGCTTCGCTCATGGGAGTCAATGTCAACCGCGTGGTCAGCACGACGTTTGTCGTCGGATCGATGCTCGCCGCCGCCGCCGGCTTTCTCTATGCGATCAAATACGAAAACATCAACCAGCCCGCTTTTCCCACATGGATCCTGCTGGGGCTTAAGGCCTTCGTTGCGGCAGTCGTCGGCGGGATCGGCAACATCCGCGGGGCCATGCTCGGCGGCCTGCTCATCGGGCTGATCGAAATGTTCGGAGCAGCCTACATCAGCAGCGAGTACCGCGATGTCTATGTCTTCTCCCTGCTGATTCTCGTCCTGCTCGTCCGACCCACCGGCCTGCTCGGTCGCTCAACCGTGGAGAAA